The following proteins come from a genomic window of Anopheles ziemanni chromosome 3, idAnoZiCoDA_A2_x.2, whole genome shotgun sequence:
- the LOC131288656 gene encoding uncharacterized protein LOC131288656: MKVSLYMILISILLSKHYVLSHIIRKRQLFREQVLPHAGGKIPDSAFLTDRLALNRLQKDGIAVPDGVLLEQRQYQVFPHQHRTARPTFRVVQTPDNRYISPEGEYSHNTLATVDTTYSIPYSGDKLLHHVPSYVVPKAPNLKELRIPNYAVFNFDYKKKKPYAGGPAGLPRHPLPPLATFNHHPLKLDGPWPHQRLPQDFVSFHAAVGNGLNYPPAAHTPGGATVGDHAAKGGPSGWTSGWIPTTGGASGESFAAQPVGSFEDYYSQLDEKHRFYRNAGEVAATPNGAKGPKRGAILQRGRERGHPQRHHA, encoded by the exons ATGAAGGTATCGCTGTACATGATTCTAATCTCCATATTGCTCAGCAAGCATTATGTGCTATCTCATATCATCAGA AAACGTCAGCTCTTCAGGGAGCAGGTATTGCCGCATGCGGGCGGTAAAATACCGGACTCGGCGTTCCTAACCGACCGACTGGCCCTCAATCGGCTGCAAAAGGACGGAATCGCCGTTCCGGATGGAGTGCTGCTGGAACAGCGTCAGTATCAGGTGTTTCCGCATCAGCATCGCACGGCACGGCCCACGTTCCGCGTGGTGCAAACGCCCGATAATCGATACATATCGCCGGAGGGCGAGTATAGCCACAACACGCTGGCGACAGTCGATACGACGTACTCGATTCCGTACTCGGGTGACAAATTGCTGCACCACGTGCCCAGTTACGTCGTGCCCAAAGCGCCGAATCTGAAGGAGTTGCGCATACCGAACTACGCGGTGTTCAATTTCGAttacaaaaagaagaaacctTACGCGGGGGGCCCGGCCGGTCTACCGAGGCACCCCTTGCCGCCATTGGCCACGTTCAACCATCACCCGCTGAAGCTGGATGGTCCGTGGCCGCACCAGAGATTACCTCAAGATTTTGTCAGCTTCCATGCAG CTGTAGGTAATGGGCTGAATTACCCGCCAGCAGCTCACACACCGGGTGGAGCTACGGTTGGTGACCATGCAGCAAAAGGAGGGCCGAGCGGCTGGACCAGCGGATGGATCCCCACAACCGGTGGTGCATCGGGAGAGTCGTTTGCAGCG CAACCGGTTGGCAGCTTCGAGGACTACTACAGTCAGCTGGACGAGAAGCACCGTTTCTACCGGAACGCTGGCGAGGTAGCGGCAACGCCCAACGGAGCCAAAGGCCCCAAACGGGGCGCTATTTTGCAGCGAGGCCGTGAACGTGGTCATCCGCAACGCCATCACGCTTAA